A window from Kovacikia minuta CCNUW1 encodes these proteins:
- a CDS encoding YheT family hydrolase, translated as MNVPPYLPPFGFTNGLAMTLYTALWASRHWEKTTEHPEPPYQTHIFQGAEGVPIFGTIAIPERAKGTIVGTYGITGSLENQWFLKLLGRKAFAQGYAVVLFDWRAHGKTIELSPTLTSDGIYEGKDFVQIAAQAKTLGCPAPFWFTAYSLGGQLALWGIKAAQTIADWAPDLELTASEIGGGAVICPTLESTRSLNFLVKTPQGRYLEKSIARQLQKIAWKIYEHHPTAIDPTVIARVNSIWSFDHELVVQQLGFSSVEAYYEASSALYSTARAEKINADPLRC; from the coding sequence ATGAATGTCCCCCCCTACCTTCCCCCTTTTGGCTTCACGAATGGTTTGGCGATGACGCTTTACACTGCGTTGTGGGCGAGCCGTCATTGGGAGAAGACAACCGAGCATCCAGAGCCGCCCTATCAGACGCATATTTTTCAGGGGGCTGAGGGAGTTCCGATTTTTGGGACCATAGCAATTCCTGAAAGAGCAAAGGGGACGATCGTTGGCACCTACGGGATCACGGGCAGTCTGGAGAATCAGTGGTTCCTGAAATTGCTCGGTCGCAAGGCATTTGCTCAGGGCTATGCGGTAGTTTTGTTTGACTGGCGCGCCCACGGAAAAACGATCGAACTGTCTCCCACCCTGACCTCGGATGGTATTTATGAAGGCAAGGATTTTGTCCAGATTGCAGCGCAGGCAAAGACCCTGGGTTGCCCCGCGCCCTTCTGGTTTACTGCCTATTCCCTGGGTGGGCAACTGGCACTCTGGGGAATTAAAGCCGCCCAGACGATCGCCGACTGGGCACCCGATCTGGAATTGACTGCATCAGAGATTGGGGGAGGAGCAGTCATTTGCCCCACCTTAGAATCAACCCGTTCCCTGAATTTTCTGGTCAAAACCCCCCAGGGCAGATATCTGGAAAAGTCGATCGCCCGTCAGCTACAGAAAATTGCCTGGAAGATTTATGAGCATCACCCTACTGCGATCGATCCCACTGTGATTGCACGGGTAAATAGCATCTGGTCCTTTGACCACGAACTGGTGGTTCAACAATTAGGCTTCTCATCGGTTGAGGCTTACTACGAAGCCTCCAGCGCTCTTTACTCAACTGCCAGAGCTGAAAAAATCAACGCTGATCCTTTACGCTGCTGA